A section of the Pseudanabaena mucicola str. Chao 1806 genome encodes:
- a CDS encoding NAD(P)H-quinone oxidoreductase subunit F, whose amino-acid sequence MINNWLDSIWLIPCYSLIGAMLSIIWFPAITRKTGPRPAGYVNILMTFFSFLHAIAALTVAWGKPAYSLSFPWLAVGGLNFTIDLQISDLNIGAIVLVAGINLLAQIYAVGYMEMDWGWGRFFALLALFEAGMCSLVLCNSLFFSYVILEILTLGTYLLVGIWYNQSLVVTGARDAFLTKRVGDLFLLMGVVGLFPLTGTWNFTELAEWAKTTDINPMTISLVTLALIVGPMGKCAQFPLHLWLDEAMEGPLPSTILRNSVVVATGAWILVKLQPLIAISPLTQQVVIAIGAATAFGTVLISIAQIDIKRSLSYLTSAFMGLIFIAVGVNDIHSAYTLILSHALAIALLFMAIGSIISNVITQDLTLNGGLWNRRPVSGLCFLVGTLGLIAFPPFGGFWAMLDLISELWHKNIALAELLLLINGLIAFSLMRVFGLIWGGKPKQMTERSVEPLWLMVLPMTFLAGIVLHTPQMLTDWGIIPDLAIILKPESLLLLGSSSMGLAAGAYLYLNEKVSKPIQLPWQDLQQFFAYDFYTSKLYKVTIVGLVDSVSHAMSWFDRFFVDGVGNLFGLATLFSGQNLRYSTFGQLQLYTLTIMVGIGVLLLLLFNQTL is encoded by the coding sequence ATGATAAACAACTGGCTGGACTCGATCTGGCTGATTCCTTGCTATTCCCTGATAGGAGCGATGCTATCGATCATCTGGTTCCCCGCGATTACCCGCAAGACAGGACCAAGACCAGCAGGCTACGTCAATATCTTGATGACCTTCTTCTCCTTTCTTCATGCGATCGCTGCCTTGACCGTAGCTTGGGGAAAGCCAGCATACTCACTATCCTTTCCTTGGTTAGCAGTGGGCGGGCTAAACTTTACCATTGACCTCCAGATTTCTGATCTGAATATTGGCGCGATCGTGTTGGTTGCAGGCATTAATCTTCTCGCTCAGATTTATGCAGTGGGTTACATGGAAATGGATTGGGGCTGGGGCAGATTCTTTGCTTTACTCGCACTCTTTGAAGCAGGGATGTGTTCTTTAGTTCTTTGTAATTCCCTATTTTTCAGCTACGTCATTCTTGAAATCCTGACGCTAGGAACCTACTTGCTAGTTGGTATTTGGTATAACCAATCTCTCGTAGTAACTGGTGCAAGGGATGCCTTTTTAACTAAGCGCGTTGGCGATTTATTCCTTTTAATGGGTGTAGTCGGTTTATTCCCCCTCACAGGTACTTGGAACTTTACCGAGCTAGCAGAATGGGCAAAGACCACCGATATCAATCCGATGACCATTTCGCTTGTGACCCTTGCATTGATCGTTGGTCCTATGGGTAAATGTGCTCAATTCCCTTTACATCTCTGGCTAGACGAAGCGATGGAAGGACCTTTACCGAGTACCATCCTGCGTAATTCCGTAGTTGTAGCAACAGGTGCTTGGATCTTAGTTAAACTTCAGCCTCTCATTGCTATATCCCCTTTAACCCAGCAGGTAGTAATCGCCATTGGTGCAGCAACTGCTTTCGGTACAGTCTTAATCTCTATCGCTCAAATTGATATCAAGCGATCGCTATCCTATTTGACCAGTGCCTTTATGGGACTGATCTTTATTGCCGTTGGTGTCAATGACATTCACAGTGCCTATACACTGATCTTGTCTCATGCCTTAGCGATCGCACTACTATTTATGGCGATCGGCAGCATTATCTCCAACGTAATTACCCAAGATTTGACTTTAAACGGTGGACTATGGAATCGTCGTCCCGTCTCTGGTCTGTGTTTCTTAGTCGGAACTCTTGGCTTGATTGCCTTCCCTCCCTTTGGTGGTTTCTGGGCAATGCTGGATTTAATTTCCGAACTTTGGCACAAGAACATCGCCCTCGCCGAACTCTTACTATTGATTAATGGACTAATTGCTTTCAGCTTAATGCGTGTATTCGGACTGATTTGGGGTGGTAAACCTAAGCAAATGACCGAAAGATCCGTAGAACCTCTATGGCTCATGGTTCTACCAATGACCTTTCTCGCAGGGATTGTTTTACACACACCACAAATGCTGACAGATTGGGGCATTATTCCTGACTTGGCAATCATCTTGAAACCTGAATCTTTGCTACTCCTAGGCTCAAGCAGCATGGGACTAGCAGCAGGTGCATATCTCTATCTCAATGAGAAAGTCAGCAAGCCAATTCAACTACCTTGGCAAGATCTCCAACAGTTCTTTGCCTACGACTTTTACACATCCAAACTCTATAAAGTCACAATTGTGGGATTGGTAGATAGCGTCTCCCATGCGATGTCCTGGTTCGATCGCTTTTTCGTTGATGGAGTTGGCAACCTCTTTGGTCTTGCTACTCTATTCAGTGGTCAAAACCTACGCTACAGCACCTTTGGACAGTTACAACTCTATACGCTAACGATCATGGTTGGTATTGGCGTTCTTCTGTTGTTGCTATTCAATCAGACTCTTTAA
- a CDS encoding NADH-quinone oxidoreductase subunit M, with translation MLSALIWLPVIGALAITLLPQSQSKKGAIIVASAILILDVLLLKQFDTNLAAFQLSENLPWLENIGLNYSLGVDGLSLPLVALNGLLTWLIICFCENQIKERFKLFQVLMLLIHAGVSGAMLSTNTLLFVLFYELVLIPLYLIIAVWGGLQRSYAAMKFLIFTAVSGILILAGFLALGWLTANPTPIFDYSTLQTLSLPLEVQITLLVVLLLGFSIKAPFVPFHSWLPDTYVESATPTVMMLGGIVAKLGTYGLFRFCVGLFPDAWALLAPYIAIWAGLGVLYGAMVAISQKDIKRMVAYSSIGHMSYILLAAAAATPLSLIGGIGQMVSHGLVLALLFYLVGVIEEKVGTRDLDLLNGLLNPLRGLPTTSALLILGGMASAGIPGLVGFIAEFLVFQGTFTKFPIPTIFSIIGTGLTAVYFVILLNRTCFGKLDNATAYYPKVSGLEQLPALILTGLIIFLGVQPVWLVKWSEKATVKIAEQSESKLLVSQVLNESLTSPLIKN, from the coding sequence ATGCTTAGTGCGTTAATTTGGCTACCAGTAATCGGAGCTTTAGCGATCACCTTACTACCCCAAAGTCAATCAAAAAAAGGCGCAATTATCGTTGCAAGTGCCATCCTTATCCTCGATGTGTTACTTCTCAAGCAATTTGATACTAATCTTGCGGCTTTCCAGCTATCCGAGAACCTACCTTGGCTCGAAAACATTGGCTTAAACTATAGCCTTGGAGTCGATGGACTGTCTCTGCCTCTAGTTGCTCTCAATGGATTACTTACTTGGTTGATTATTTGTTTTTGCGAAAACCAAATCAAGGAGCGCTTCAAGCTTTTCCAAGTATTAATGCTATTAATTCATGCGGGTGTGAGTGGAGCGATGCTCTCAACTAACACCCTCTTGTTTGTCCTGTTTTATGAATTAGTATTAATTCCTCTATATCTTATAATCGCAGTCTGGGGAGGCTTACAACGTAGCTATGCCGCTATGAAGTTTCTCATCTTCACCGCAGTCTCAGGCATACTCATATTAGCTGGCTTTTTGGCGTTAGGTTGGCTCACCGCTAATCCCACCCCAATTTTTGACTATTCCACCCTGCAAACCCTTTCCTTGCCCCTAGAAGTACAGATTACTTTGCTAGTAGTTCTGCTCTTAGGCTTCAGTATTAAGGCTCCCTTTGTGCCATTCCACAGTTGGTTGCCTGATACCTATGTGGAATCAGCAACTCCAACAGTAATGATGCTTGGTGGAATCGTTGCGAAACTAGGAACCTATGGTCTATTCCGTTTTTGTGTAGGTCTTTTCCCCGATGCTTGGGCACTGTTGGCTCCCTATATCGCGATCTGGGCAGGTTTAGGTGTCTTGTATGGCGCAATGGTGGCGATCTCTCAAAAAGATATCAAACGGATGGTAGCCTATAGCTCGATCGGTCATATGAGTTATATTCTCTTGGCTGCTGCCGCCGCAACACCTCTAAGCCTCATCGGTGGTATTGGTCAGATGGTTAGTCATGGATTAGTTCTTGCCCTATTGTTCTATCTAGTTGGCGTAATCGAAGAGAAGGTTGGAACCAGAGATTTAGATTTACTCAATGGATTGCTTAATCCCTTACGTGGTCTGCCAACTACAAGTGCTCTGTTGATTTTAGGTGGAATGGCGAGTGCAGGTATTCCTGGACTAGTTGGATTTATTGCTGAGTTTCTTGTCTTCCAAGGTACTTTTACCAAGTTCCCGATTCCGACGATCTTCTCGATCATTGGCACTGGTTTAACGGCTGTTTATTTCGTGATTTTGCTCAATCGAACCTGTTTTGGCAAATTGGATAATGCTACGGCTTACTATCCAAAAGTGAGTGGTCTCGAACAATTACCTGCCCTAATTTTGACTGGATTGATTATCTTCCTAGGAGTTCAACCTGTATGGCTAGTCAAATGGAGTGAAAAGGCTACCGTTAAGATTGCTGAGCAGTCCGAAAGTAAGCTCCTTGTTTCCCAAGTTCTAAACGAGTCCCTAACATCACCTCTGATAAAAAATTAA
- a CDS encoding CO2 hydration protein produces MTATLVPPTTQLPPSNHPYADVIHRLEAGGSMLPDTPQNLMQIIGLYKAYAVPMDFYWRDLLYIAEQVFLEPLPAFKYFLPQEYLDLRNHYAGDDADWRFWRGEATAHPELLEFMSKGELNTKIPKLFHHLYHDRINMEFAEECMRAMFWHRNMGGELEPYMDSEEYRQNADRAIRAYFKNNPIMLGLYKLFPELFLEQCRQSTMTSVLGLFWEIMAPVFFEMSDVYDEGGFKGVPDAMNFLVSGIFAIAGRPIYHRVNIRGEWFEIVPKSKGFTWLYEAAFPYVEAVFYRTSPFRGTKSYNAQANEVPKDQNDFHYGILYADKFPVGSAGIPPTLLHQDMYHFLPQYLVDYYKQFCRGEDDTLIQLGVSFQRSMYNVTSAVIQAGRAAFLYPLDDPNPKHLLANRHYFEGQLNRFCNPKYEMDKAARIGMVQDQNYR; encoded by the coding sequence ATGACAGCTACTTTAGTTCCACCAACCACACAACTACCTCCATCCAACCATCCCTATGCGGATGTCATCCATCGTCTAGAAGCAGGTGGCTCCATGCTCCCTGACACTCCCCAAAATCTAATGCAAATAATCGGACTCTATAAGGCTTATGCCGTACCGATGGATTTCTATTGGCGTGATTTGCTTTACATAGCGGAGCAGGTATTTCTAGAGCCACTGCCTGCATTTAAGTACTTTTTGCCTCAGGAATATCTCGATTTACGAAATCACTATGCAGGAGATGATGCTGATTGGCGCTTTTGGCGTGGTGAGGCGACGGCTCATCCTGAGTTGTTAGAGTTTATGTCTAAGGGAGAACTGAATACGAAAATTCCTAAACTCTTCCATCATCTCTATCACGATCGCATCAATATGGAGTTTGCCGAAGAATGTATGCGAGCAATGTTTTGGCATCGCAATATGGGGGGTGAACTAGAGCCGTACATGGATTCGGAGGAATATCGCCAAAATGCAGATCGTGCTATTCGCGCCTACTTCAAAAACAATCCGATCATGTTGGGGCTATATAAACTCTTTCCTGAGCTATTTTTAGAGCAATGCCGTCAATCCACCATGACCTCAGTTTTAGGACTGTTCTGGGAAATCATGGCTCCTGTATTTTTCGAGATGTCTGATGTTTACGACGAAGGTGGTTTTAAAGGTGTACCCGATGCGATGAATTTCTTGGTAAGTGGGATTTTTGCGATCGCTGGTCGTCCTATTTACCATCGTGTCAATATTCGAGGTGAGTGGTTTGAGATTGTGCCTAAATCTAAAGGATTCACTTGGTTGTATGAGGCAGCATTCCCCTATGTTGAAGCAGTGTTTTATCGCACTTCCCCTTTCCGTGGTACAAAGTCCTACAATGCTCAAGCGAATGAAGTTCCCAAAGATCAGAATGATTTCCACTACGGAATTTTATATGCAGACAAATTCCCCGTAGGTTCAGCAGGCATCCCACCAACCTTGTTACATCAAGATATGTATCACTTCTTACCTCAGTACCTAGTGGACTACTACAAGCAATTTTGTCGTGGTGAAGATGACACTTTGATTCAATTAGGCGTGAGTTTTCAGCGATCGATGTACAACGTTACCTCAGCCGTAATTCAAGCAGGTAGAGCCGCATTTCTCTATCCTCTTGATGATCCTAATCCTAAGCATCTCTTAGCC